One Natronomonas moolapensis 8.8.11 genomic region harbors:
- a CDS encoding tubulin/FtsZ family protein — MKLAMIGFGQAGGKILDRFLEYDSSRGTGIIGHAIAVNSAKADLMGLDYVPNENRVLIGQSVVKGHGAGTEPDLGEKCAREDLEEIQSAIDKMVSSEIDAFLIIAGLGGGTGSGGSPILADHLQRLYVEPIYGLGILPSRDEGGIYNRNAARSFQSFAESVDNLLVFDNDAFKTGGESIGEGYAEINDEIITRFGALFSAGEVEALGDNVAESVVDASEIINTLGEHGITSIGYASEPVDPGGGNSGLLDRLRGGSKDENGFSTAGDATNRITSLVRKATLGKLTLQCEVDSTERALLLVSGPPDALNRKGIDKARKWLEDQTSCMEVRAGDYPLPNEKKVAAIVVLAGVTDVPRVKDMQRMAIEAEERSEELRSQSKDNLEDLIQYGDDEE; from the coding sequence ATGAAACTCGCAATGATCGGCTTCGGGCAGGCCGGCGGGAAGATCCTCGACCGGTTCCTCGAATACGATTCCAGCCGAGGGACCGGCATCATCGGCCACGCCATCGCCGTCAACTCCGCGAAGGCGGACCTGATGGGGCTCGACTACGTGCCGAACGAAAACCGGGTTCTCATCGGGCAGTCGGTGGTGAAAGGCCACGGCGCCGGGACCGAGCCCGATCTGGGCGAGAAATGCGCCCGCGAGGATCTAGAGGAGATCCAAAGCGCGATCGACAAGATGGTCTCCTCGGAAATCGACGCGTTTTTGATAATCGCTGGACTCGGTGGCGGCACCGGCAGTGGCGGGTCGCCCATCCTCGCCGACCATCTCCAGCGGCTCTACGTCGAGCCAATCTACGGGCTCGGCATCCTCCCCAGCCGCGACGAGGGCGGGATCTACAACCGGAACGCCGCCCGATCGTTCCAGTCGTTCGCCGAGTCCGTCGACAATCTTCTCGTCTTCGACAACGACGCGTTCAAGACCGGCGGCGAGAGCATCGGCGAGGGGTACGCCGAAATCAACGACGAGATCATCACTCGCTTCGGCGCGCTGTTCTCGGCGGGCGAGGTGGAGGCCCTCGGGGACAACGTCGCCGAGAGCGTCGTCGACGCCTCCGAGATCATCAACACGCTCGGCGAACACGGGATCACCTCGATCGGCTACGCGAGCGAGCCAGTCGATCCCGGCGGGGGGAACTCGGGGCTGCTCGATCGGCTTCGCGGCGGCAGCAAGGACGAGAACGGCTTCTCGACGGCTGGCGATGCGACCAATCGGATCACCTCGCTCGTCCGAAAGGCGACACTCGGGAAGTTGACCCTGCAGTGTGAGGTCGACAGCACCGAGCGGGCGCTGCTTTTGGTGTCGGGGCCGCCCGACGCGCTCAACCGAAAAGGGATAGACAAGGCGCGGAAGTGGCTCGAAGACCAGACCAGCTGCATGGAGGTCCGGGCGGGCGACTACCCACTGCCCAACGAGAAGAAGGTTGCCGCCATCGTCGTGTTGGCCGGGGTCACAGACGTGCCCCGGGTCAAGGACATGCAGCGGATGGCGATCGAGGCCGAGGAGCGAAGCGAGGAGCTCAGATCACAGAGCAAAGACAACTTAGAGGACCTGATACAATACGGCGACGATGAAGAGTAG